One Chitinophaga sp. H8 DNA window includes the following coding sequences:
- a CDS encoding RagB/SusD family nutrient uptake outer membrane protein → MKKAILCAGFFVMTVLSGCQKMLDINSTKTVGEQNFWQSYKDTRAALIGAYGLTRAALCDNTAHWMYGDLRMGDFKSVMRPDLGALIDNKLNASYPLFNTLSNWRRFYAVVNATTIFMENAGVVRERDPKYSEQNYKVDMAQMRFLRAFAYFYMVRLWGDVPFTSSSHDGSFENKPREDQHKILDFVEDEMVKAANDLPYNYSSGDPQQDGPYYNEDAGRWNSALVRKLAAYAVLAHVAAWKGNYANSAVYSKFVLDNYSKSGMYYEPDTYWISAPNGMFQGRKTNQIFALNFLYEHVEATFTGHIEELTLAEPIVRKALPDIYVPRDSILSIFNQYNDGRFYLDTITGQPNYNDRWFANFNSSIPIFCKIKVIQGGNSEPEFRQYSSCMVFTRLEDVQLMQAEAQAALGNTDEAIANLNNIKSLRKVELFDPADGKDLVTEIFEERRRELIGEGHRWYDLVRYNKIKQNNPAFMKMIKEGGIYWPVSQDIIAQNSLITQNPYWK, encoded by the coding sequence ATGAAGAAAGCAATATTATGTGCTGGATTCTTTGTGATGACAGTATTATCTGGTTGTCAGAAAATGCTGGATATCAATTCTACTAAAACAGTAGGTGAACAAAACTTCTGGCAATCCTATAAAGATACCCGTGCCGCGCTTATCGGAGCATATGGCCTTACCCGTGCAGCATTGTGTGACAATACCGCACACTGGATGTATGGCGACCTGAGAATGGGAGATTTTAAATCTGTTATGCGTCCGGACCTGGGAGCTTTAATAGACAATAAGCTGAATGCGTCTTATCCATTATTCAACACGTTAAGTAACTGGCGCAGGTTCTATGCTGTTGTAAATGCTACGACTATTTTCATGGAAAATGCAGGTGTAGTAAGAGAAAGAGACCCTAAATATTCTGAACAGAATTACAAAGTGGATATGGCACAAATGCGTTTTTTAAGAGCATTCGCCTATTTCTATATGGTACGGTTATGGGGTGATGTTCCATTTACTTCCAGCTCTCATGATGGCAGCTTTGAAAACAAGCCCCGGGAAGATCAGCACAAAATACTGGACTTTGTAGAAGATGAAATGGTGAAGGCCGCGAATGACCTTCCCTATAATTACAGCAGTGGGGATCCTCAGCAGGACGGGCCTTATTACAATGAAGATGCAGGACGCTGGAATAGTGCGCTGGTAAGAAAGCTGGCCGCCTATGCGGTGCTGGCACATGTGGCCGCCTGGAAAGGCAACTATGCCAACTCTGCTGTGTACTCAAAATTTGTGCTGGATAATTATTCAAAATCCGGGATGTATTATGAACCGGATACCTACTGGATTTCTGCTCCCAATGGCATGTTTCAGGGCCGTAAAACCAATCAGATATTTGCTTTGAACTTCCTGTATGAGCACGTGGAAGCTACTTTTACCGGCCATATTGAAGAGCTTACGCTTGCAGAACCGATCGTACGTAAAGCACTACCAGACATCTATGTGCCCAGAGACTCCATTCTGTCAATATTCAATCAATATAATGATGGTCGCTTTTATCTCGATACCATTACCGGCCAGCCTAACTATAATGACCGCTGGTTTGCCAATTTTAACAGCAGCATTCCCATCTTCTGTAAGATAAAAGTGATCCAGGGAGGTAACTCAGAACCTGAATTCCGGCAGTATTCCAGTTGCATGGTATTTACCAGACTGGAAGACGTACAGCTGATGCAGGCGGAGGCACAAGCTGCATTAGGCAATACGGATGAGGCCATCGCCAACCTCAACAATATCAAGTCGCTCAGAAAGGTGGAATTATTTGATCCAGCAGATGGTAAAGACCTGGTCACTGAAATTTTTGAAGAAAGAAGGCGGGAATTAATAGGAGAAGGTCACCGCTGGTATGATCTGGTGCGCTATAATAAGATTAAGCAGAACAACCCTGCTTTCATGAAAATGATCAAGGAGG
- a CDS encoding SusC/RagA family TonB-linked outer membrane protein → MRSLVRVAITCLFIHFYSLVYARDTAYPFLQQTPRPDTTAPDDTQKASTAGTADSLPLVVGTDTMYRSDVNADRLSMYPNPSLQEALKGNVAGLYVQQPSGEPGSEMNMYIRGSAVPYVNHKDIFETQPLILVDGIPLIMVHPFAYDIRKYDFNRIGTATNLLNAINLNNVASIRVLKDASETAIYGPRAINGVIDIRTKTPETGKHVISFNTYFGVVQRPATATINADFENKFRRPFYDKYATPANEEKYPSFLRDSTNPAYYGPSNWTDVYYKNSTVHAVDASLAGGSKRANFRMGIGKMRNSSVVDGVNLDRYNAIFLINMMPLRWLQVSTMINATRLERNRNNNLRDRFAEVQYLPDLTNPLPPNKDFYNGYLTQLQKSYDKNKSNVINGYFQIKMNIRKFDFSSRLAFDYNEDLRDVFYPSTILVGNNYVSNYFGFSQRVIFDNTLHFRQNWDNQHFLHLEGGQSFQSDANKYNYGYAYRGPNDLIKLNVLKSDPTKTDYLEPKGFSRFMIYKFLDKERHRLLSFHGKADYSYQHKLDFSVLLRADGSSNSQPDNWWFVSPTFSAGWNIKNSLLEDNNTFSALRLRASWGRLPRLNAYDRFAQGPQYTVDMGWSTEPAISSYNAMPGLSRPYNLGYIGYGLTWAYADQLNAGVEMALLKNRVQIGLDVYSKTDKNMLLAVPAYAEYGYSQQYLNGMTVRNTGVDATISASILNEKSALQWIPALNFNYNKNQLVALPEGRSELTIGNRHLQVGKSIDQYWLLQNEGIYNTDAEIPKNPNNGMPLSYKGLALKGGDPKWKDTNGDFVIDDKDKVMTGHTLPLMSGGFNNDFTYRNFTLSVNLYYALGRKILNQEIANRFDFINREATLDMNGVKEITFWAKNGDYSKYPVYNPWSDVVPYQLNQDLFLENGSFLKLRTLSIGYDFAGADSWKKSKTKKTFTRLYVYVTANNLFTITPYTGGDPELVDFNGYDTGYGFPIPKTYTVGVKLDL, encoded by the coding sequence ATGCGTTCATTAGTACGTGTGGCCATAACGTGCCTGTTCATTCACTTTTATTCGTTGGTATATGCACGTGATACTGCATATCCATTCCTGCAACAGACACCACGGCCTGACACTACCGCTCCGGATGATACCCAAAAGGCTTCCACTGCCGGTACTGCCGATTCCCTCCCACTTGTTGTTGGTACAGACACCATGTATCGCAGTGATGTAAATGCAGACCGCTTAAGTATGTATCCGAACCCTTCCCTGCAGGAAGCATTAAAAGGGAATGTTGCCGGCCTCTATGTACAACAACCCAGCGGAGAGCCTGGCTCAGAAATGAATATGTATATCAGAGGCAGTGCGGTTCCTTATGTCAATCATAAAGACATATTTGAAACCCAGCCTTTAATACTGGTTGATGGCATTCCATTAATTATGGTACATCCATTTGCCTATGACATCCGCAAATATGATTTTAATCGTATCGGCACAGCCACCAATCTGCTAAATGCCATCAACCTCAATAATGTAGCATCTATCCGGGTATTGAAAGACGCTTCGGAAACGGCCATATACGGACCAAGGGCTATCAATGGTGTCATAGACATTCGAACAAAAACACCTGAAACCGGTAAACATGTGATCAGTTTCAATACCTATTTTGGGGTTGTACAACGGCCAGCTACTGCTACCATAAATGCAGATTTTGAGAATAAATTCCGTAGGCCGTTTTATGATAAATATGCTACTCCTGCCAATGAGGAAAAATATCCTTCTTTCCTCCGGGATTCTACTAATCCGGCCTACTATGGCCCATCTAACTGGACGGATGTGTATTATAAAAACAGTACCGTTCATGCCGTAGATGCCAGCCTGGCAGGTGGTTCCAAACGTGCCAACTTCCGGATGGGAATAGGAAAAATGCGCAACAGCAGTGTGGTAGATGGCGTAAACCTGGACCGCTATAATGCCATTTTCCTCATCAACATGATGCCATTACGCTGGTTGCAGGTATCCACCATGATAAATGCCACCCGGCTGGAACGTAATCGTAACAACAACTTACGCGACCGGTTTGCGGAAGTGCAATACCTCCCCGATCTGACCAATCCATTACCTCCCAACAAAGATTTTTATAACGGCTATCTTACCCAATTACAAAAGTCGTACGATAAAAATAAATCCAATGTTATCAACGGCTACTTCCAGATAAAAATGAATATCCGGAAGTTTGATTTCTCCAGCCGGCTGGCCTTTGATTATAATGAGGACCTGCGCGATGTTTTTTATCCTTCTACTATATTGGTGGGTAACAACTACGTTTCCAATTATTTTGGGTTCAGCCAACGGGTCATTTTTGACAATACCCTTCACTTCCGGCAAAACTGGGATAATCAACACTTCCTCCATCTGGAAGGCGGGCAATCTTTCCAATCTGATGCTAATAAATATAATTACGGCTATGCTTACAGAGGCCCTAATGACCTGATTAAGCTCAATGTACTTAAATCAGATCCTACCAAAACAGATTATCTGGAGCCCAAAGGGTTTAGCCGGTTTATGATATATAAATTCCTGGATAAAGAAAGACATCGCCTGCTTTCGTTCCATGGAAAAGCAGATTATAGTTACCAGCATAAACTGGACTTCTCTGTATTGCTACGTGCAGATGGCTCCTCCAATTCCCAACCCGACAACTGGTGGTTCGTATCCCCTACCTTCTCTGCAGGCTGGAATATCAAAAACAGCCTCCTGGAAGATAACAACACCTTTAGCGCGCTCAGGCTCCGTGCCAGCTGGGGACGCTTACCCAGACTCAACGCTTACGACCGCTTTGCCCAGGGTCCGCAATATACCGTAGACATGGGATGGAGTACGGAACCAGCTATCTCTTCCTACAATGCCATGCCGGGATTAAGCAGGCCCTATAACCTGGGTTATATCGGATATGGGCTTACCTGGGCTTATGCCGACCAGTTAAATGCCGGTGTTGAGATGGCCCTGCTGAAGAACCGTGTTCAGATTGGACTGGATGTATACAGTAAAACGGATAAAAATATGCTGCTGGCGGTTCCTGCTTATGCCGAATATGGTTATAGCCAACAATATCTCAATGGTATGACCGTACGGAACACCGGAGTAGATGCCACTATCAGTGCAAGTATACTGAATGAAAAAAGTGCATTGCAATGGATCCCCGCCCTGAATTTTAACTACAATAAAAACCAGTTGGTAGCCTTACCGGAAGGTAGAAGTGAATTAACCATCGGCAACCGTCATCTGCAGGTAGGTAAATCCATAGACCAATACTGGCTGTTGCAAAATGAAGGCATCTATAATACAGATGCAGAAATACCTAAAAACCCCAATAACGGTATGCCATTGAGTTATAAAGGATTGGCATTGAAAGGAGGAGATCCAAAATGGAAAGACACAAATGGCGATTTTGTGATAGATGATAAAGACAAAGTGATGACAGGGCATACTTTGCCCCTGATGTCGGGAGGTTTCAATAACGATTTTACCTACCGGAATTTTACCCTTAGTGTAAACCTCTATTATGCCTTAGGCCGTAAAATTCTCAACCAGGAGATAGCCAACCGGTTTGACTTTATAAACAGGGAAGCCACACTGGATATGAATGGTGTGAAAGAAATTACTTTCTGGGCCAAAAATGGTGACTATTCAAAATATCCTGTTTATAACCCCTGGAGTGATGTAGTACCTTATCAGCTCAACCAGGACCTTTTCCTCGAAAATGGTTCCTTCCTGAAGCTCCGGACCCTGTCTATCGGTTATGATTTTGCAGGAGCAGACAGCTGGAAAAAAAGTAAAACCAAAAAGACTTTCACCCGCCTGTATGTATATGTTACTGCTAACAATCTCTTCACTATAACACCATATACTGGCGGAGATCCTGAACTGGTAGATTTTAACGGGTATGATACCGGCTATGGTTTTCCTATTCCTAAAACATATACCGTAGGGGTGAAACTGGATCTTTAA
- a CDS encoding DUF5107 domain-containing protein → MKHTLYRLLLLILTPLLTQAQKTASIREYDKTYKTYPFSDPDPVPAQRIYPYFRYDGFTDKPVSQQWKVVELENDFIKVMILPQIGGKIWTAIDKKTGKPFLYDNGVVKFRDIAMRGPWTSGGIEANYGIIGHTPNCATPVDYLLRKNADNSVSCFISTLDLLTRTKWTLEINLPADKAYFITRSFWHNSTPVVQPYYSWMNLGIKTGADLRFLYPGTNYIGHDGKPSPWPTDIEHNKNLSYYAQNDFGADKSFHVLGKHSNYLGAYWQQEDFGMIRYANREDKLGKKVFLWALSNQGKIWEQLLTDSSGQYCEIQSGRLFNQNAENSSLTPFRQVGFQPYASDIWEEYWFPFRETGGFTDASLHAVIYARQTANSLAVALSPLETMTDSLKVYDAAGQVLYSKQVQLQPLTAARYTIPLKTGEQAAKIVLGDAITLLDTATTIKDLARPLTGPATFHQDGAYGLYMMGRDLLRFRDYGAGEKKIRAALAVDPAFVPALVEMAFIQYRKMQYDSSFYFARYALGIDTYDPGANYYYGLAAAKLGRYYDALDGLEVATLTPAFRSAAYTELSRLYLKQQDFAKGYAYAVKSCLDNQGNINGWLQQAIACRLSGKVPEAARAREKILKMDPLNHFAQFEQYLQQKNEADKKAFQSMIRNELPQETYLEMAAWYHTIGQITAAQEILDLAPANAEIAYWKAYLHRQDADSAAYINAAGNASPDMVFPFREESAPVMQWAMETTQQWQPRYYLALIYLFRNDSAKGRALLEDIPATVTFAPLYSLKARLYNATEKDQQLANLTRAATLNPKEWRYGKMLTEHLVAEKSYQAALKTITPYQQSAPQHYITGMLYIRCLILNNQYTAAEKALRDIHILPYEGATDGRQLYRKVKLMLAMEALQQQRYKVALEKVAEARRWPLNLGAGEPYAANKHEQLEDAVVALINERNRHTNETATKALLAQINNL, encoded by the coding sequence ATGAAGCATACATTATACAGATTGTTGTTACTAATATTAACGCCGTTACTGACACAGGCTCAAAAAACGGCTTCCATACGTGAGTACGATAAAACATACAAAACATATCCTTTCTCAGACCCTGATCCTGTGCCGGCACAGCGTATTTACCCGTATTTCAGATACGATGGTTTTACTGACAAACCGGTCAGCCAGCAATGGAAAGTGGTAGAACTGGAAAACGATTTTATTAAAGTAATGATCCTCCCGCAAATAGGTGGAAAGATCTGGACAGCTATTGATAAAAAAACAGGGAAACCCTTCCTTTATGACAATGGAGTGGTAAAATTCCGGGATATTGCGATGCGTGGCCCCTGGACCAGCGGAGGTATAGAAGCCAACTACGGCATCATTGGACACACGCCCAACTGTGCTACCCCGGTAGATTACCTGCTGCGTAAAAATGCAGATAACAGTGTGAGTTGTTTTATCAGCACCCTGGACCTGCTAACAAGAACCAAGTGGACGCTGGAGATCAATTTGCCAGCAGACAAAGCATATTTTATTACCCGCTCTTTCTGGCATAACAGTACCCCGGTGGTGCAGCCTTACTATTCCTGGATGAACCTGGGCATTAAAACCGGAGCTGATCTGCGATTCCTCTATCCCGGCACCAATTATATCGGACATGACGGAAAACCCAGTCCCTGGCCCACTGACATTGAACATAATAAAAACCTGTCGTACTACGCGCAGAATGATTTTGGGGCGGATAAATCCTTTCACGTGCTGGGCAAACATAGTAATTACCTGGGGGCCTACTGGCAGCAGGAAGACTTTGGTATGATCCGTTATGCCAACCGGGAAGACAAACTGGGAAAAAAAGTTTTTCTCTGGGCGCTATCCAACCAGGGCAAAATATGGGAGCAACTGCTGACAGATAGTAGCGGCCAGTATTGCGAAATACAAAGCGGCCGCCTCTTTAACCAGAACGCAGAGAACAGCAGTCTTACCCCTTTCCGGCAGGTGGGTTTTCAGCCCTACGCATCGGATATCTGGGAAGAATACTGGTTTCCATTCCGGGAAACCGGCGGCTTTACAGATGCCAGTTTGCATGCGGTTATTTATGCCCGGCAAACAGCCAATTCCCTGGCAGTAGCACTTTCTCCGCTGGAAACCATGACTGATAGCCTGAAAGTGTATGATGCCGCCGGACAAGTCCTTTACAGCAAACAGGTGCAGCTGCAACCACTCACAGCAGCCCGTTATACCATCCCGCTTAAAACAGGGGAACAGGCTGCAAAGATCGTATTAGGAGATGCCATTACCTTACTGGACACAGCTACAACTATAAAAGATCTTGCCCGACCACTTACAGGGCCGGCTACTTTCCATCAGGATGGGGCTTATGGTTTGTATATGATGGGGCGTGATCTTTTACGCTTCCGGGACTATGGCGCCGGAGAAAAGAAAATCCGGGCAGCATTAGCTGTTGACCCGGCCTTTGTGCCTGCACTGGTGGAAATGGCGTTTATCCAGTACCGGAAGATGCAGTATGATTCTTCCTTTTACTTTGCAAGGTATGCACTAGGTATAGACACTTATGATCCCGGCGCCAATTATTATTATGGGCTGGCAGCTGCAAAACTGGGTCGCTACTATGATGCACTGGACGGACTAGAAGTGGCCACACTTACCCCTGCTTTCCGGAGTGCCGCTTATACAGAGCTGTCCAGATTATATTTAAAACAGCAGGATTTTGCAAAAGGATATGCTTATGCTGTTAAAAGCTGCCTGGATAACCAGGGCAATATCAACGGCTGGTTACAACAAGCCATTGCCTGCCGCTTATCCGGCAAAGTACCGGAAGCTGCCAGGGCGCGGGAAAAAATCCTGAAAATGGACCCTTTGAACCATTTTGCACAGTTTGAACAATACCTGCAACAAAAAAATGAAGCAGATAAAAAGGCATTCCAGTCGATGATCAGAAATGAGCTGCCGCAGGAAACCTATCTTGAAATGGCTGCCTGGTATCATACAATAGGCCAGATAACAGCCGCGCAGGAAATACTGGATCTCGCGCCGGCTAATGCAGAAATTGCTTATTGGAAAGCCTACCTGCATCGCCAGGATGCCGACAGCGCCGCTTATATCAATGCTGCCGGCAATGCCAGTCCGGACATGGTGTTCCCCTTCCGGGAAGAAAGCGCACCAGTAATGCAGTGGGCCATGGAAACAACACAGCAGTGGCAACCCCGTTATTACCTGGCGCTGATATATCTGTTCCGTAATGATAGTGCAAAGGGGCGGGCATTGCTGGAGGATATCCCGGCAACAGTCACTTTTGCACCACTGTATAGTTTAAAGGCACGTTTATACAATGCTACAGAAAAAGATCAGCAGCTGGCAAACCTTACCCGCGCAGCTACACTTAATCCGAAAGAATGGCGCTATGGTAAGATGCTGACAGAACACCTGGTAGCAGAAAAGTCATACCAGGCGGCGCTGAAAACCATTACACCTTATCAACAAAGCGCACCACAGCACTATATTACCGGTATGCTCTATATCCGGTGTCTCATACTCAATAACCAATATACTGCTGCGGAAAAAGCACTCAGGGATATACATATCCTCCCTTATGAAGGGGCAACGGACGGACGACAGCTTTACAGGAAAGTGAAACTGATGCTGGCTATGGAAGCGCTGCAGCAGCAACGCTACAAAGTAGCCCTGGAAAAAGTAGCCGAAGCCAGGCGCTGGCCCCTTAACCTGGGCGCAGGAGAACCCTATGCAGCCAATAAGCACGAACAGCTGGAAGACGCCGTTGTGGCGCTTATTAACGAGCGCAACAGGCATACTAATGAAACGGCCACAAAGGCACTGCTAGCGCAAATCAACAACCTGTAA
- a CDS encoding SusD/RagB family nutrient-binding outer membrane lipoprotein — MNKYIFTRWCTVLTITCLLWTSCTKDFKEVNVDPAKLTSVGERELPFLFSKAESAASYTSYAYQVAQNLFADLYAQYFATTVTYFPSDRYVMRYDWLATHWSMPYTQVVPQLQSIFEFSKPESPEYALANIIWVYTFHRLTDYYGPVPYFHAGATQKTIDYDAQDKIYEDFFKRLAAAVNTLKTTDKQNIFGSYDLIYGGSREKWLRFANTLRLRLALRISKVNATKARQEAEAAVADGVMTELAHDAYMIKSVKGTDINGLAGISEWNEFSMSAAMESMLKGYKDPRLAVFFQPAANTGKFSGIRNGVPTTAITTNEKNKQKNLSNIGTRWVAIVDGQWVSNQTVSQDIMHAAEAYFLRAEGALNGWNMNGTPKDLYEKGIEMSMLQWKIEDPAVISAYIQSEGKPVALDDYLQSPPVNQTVVKWGSNTATQRMQIGTQKWLALYPDGMEAWAEVRRSGYPVLYPLVSSDNSDLPVGTPIKRIPFIDLEKQTNAAAVQKAIPLLNGPDKASTRLWWDVD, encoded by the coding sequence ATGAACAAATATATTTTCACCAGATGGTGCACTGTACTGACAATCACCTGTCTGTTATGGACTTCCTGCACTAAGGACTTTAAAGAGGTGAATGTGGACCCTGCCAAGCTAACAAGTGTTGGTGAGCGGGAACTCCCTTTTCTTTTTTCCAAAGCAGAGTCAGCAGCGTCTTATACCTCTTATGCTTACCAGGTTGCACAGAATCTTTTTGCCGACCTGTATGCTCAATACTTTGCCACCACGGTTACTTATTTCCCGTCAGACCGTTATGTGATGCGATACGACTGGTTGGCTACACATTGGTCCATGCCCTATACACAGGTGGTGCCACAATTGCAATCTATTTTTGAGTTTTCAAAACCGGAATCACCGGAATATGCGCTGGCCAATATTATCTGGGTGTATACCTTTCACCGCCTCACAGACTACTATGGCCCCGTGCCTTATTTTCATGCAGGAGCAACACAGAAAACAATCGATTATGATGCACAGGATAAAATATACGAAGACTTCTTTAAACGCCTGGCTGCGGCAGTAAATACACTGAAAACTACAGATAAACAGAATATCTTTGGGAGTTATGATCTCATCTACGGTGGCAGCCGGGAAAAATGGCTGCGGTTTGCCAATACCCTGCGGTTACGGCTGGCATTGCGTATATCAAAAGTAAACGCTACCAAAGCCAGGCAGGAAGCTGAAGCGGCAGTGGCAGATGGAGTTATGACAGAACTGGCACATGATGCTTATATGATAAAATCTGTAAAGGGAACGGATATCAATGGGTTGGCAGGGATCAGCGAATGGAATGAATTTAGCATGAGCGCCGCCATGGAGTCTATGCTGAAAGGTTATAAGGATCCCCGTTTAGCTGTCTTTTTTCAGCCAGCCGCCAATACCGGAAAATTTTCAGGTATACGCAACGGTGTGCCCACCACAGCCATCACTACCAATGAAAAGAACAAACAGAAAAATCTTTCCAACATAGGTACCCGTTGGGTAGCTATTGTAGATGGGCAGTGGGTATCCAATCAAACCGTTTCTCAGGACATTATGCATGCAGCGGAAGCTTATTTCCTGCGGGCAGAAGGTGCGCTGAATGGATGGAATATGAATGGAACTCCTAAAGACCTGTATGAAAAAGGTATTGAAATGAGCATGCTGCAATGGAAAATAGAAGACCCTGCGGTGATCAGTGCCTATATACAATCTGAAGGGAAACCGGTAGCGCTGGACGATTACCTGCAATCCCCTCCTGTAAATCAGACAGTAGTAAAATGGGGCAGCAATACAGCCACCCAGCGCATGCAGATAGGTACCCAAAAATGGCTGGCACTTTATCCGGATGGTATGGAAGCCTGGGCAGAAGTAAGACGCAGTGGGTATCCGGTGCTTTATCCCCTCGTAAGTTCTGACAATAGCGATCTGCCGGTGGGCACTCCTATTAAACGTATTCCATTCATAGACCTGGAAAAACAAACCAATGCAGCAGCAGTACAAAAGGCCATCCCGTTACTGAATGGCCCCGACAAAGCATCTACCCGCCTATGGTGGGATGTGGATTGA